One genomic segment of Paenibacillus sp. FSL H8-0332 includes these proteins:
- the ccsA gene encoding cytochrome c biogenesis protein CcsA codes for MNLLDFSSDVFIAAFFLYSGAFMLFTIAIMGRKWSGRKPEEHTARWGRIAFITSSLGLLCHLAYFITRWIGAGHIPVSNMYEFMTFLSMMVMVAFTVIFAIYRKMILGVFAVPISIVVMAYAAVFPQEVQPLIPSLKSIYLNIHVTLAALGESFFAVGFAAGLMYLLRTVKFDSKERSDRKQQRLVEFTLFSIIVIIGFLGSVFAFRGAGYESVFVRSNVTIDSSGQEDSTIEKVSYKMPPIVAPYHSEIESFQPFLGLQKPLFQAPSWMNGVNAGRKFNTVIWSLLSGLLLYGILRLAVRKPLGKALHPVLDGIDENDLDEITYRAIAIGFPIFTLGALIFAMIWAEVAWGRFWGWDPKEVWALVTWLFYSAYLHLRLARGWQGRKSAWLAVLGFLIVMFTLVGVNLVIAGLHSYAGTD; via the coding sequence ATGAACTTGCTCGATTTCAGCAGTGACGTCTTTATAGCCGCATTTTTCTTATACAGCGGTGCCTTCATGTTGTTCACCATTGCCATTATGGGCCGCAAATGGTCAGGCAGGAAGCCGGAGGAGCATACGGCACGGTGGGGCCGGATTGCTTTTATCACCTCCTCACTCGGACTGCTCTGCCATCTGGCCTACTTTATTACCCGCTGGATCGGGGCCGGTCATATTCCGGTAAGCAATATGTATGAGTTCATGACCTTCCTATCGATGATGGTAATGGTTGCCTTTACGGTGATCTTCGCCATCTACCGCAAGATGATTCTCGGGGTATTTGCGGTTCCGATCTCGATTGTTGTAATGGCCTATGCTGCGGTATTTCCGCAGGAGGTTCAGCCGCTCATCCCGTCACTGAAATCAATCTATCTGAATATTCATGTCACGCTTGCTGCGCTCGGGGAGTCCTTCTTCGCGGTAGGCTTTGCCGCCGGACTGATGTATCTGCTGCGGACAGTGAAATTTGACAGCAAGGAACGCAGTGACCGCAAGCAGCAGCGGCTGGTCGAATTTACTCTGTTCTCGATCATTGTTATAATTGGGTTTCTTGGATCTGTATTTGCCTTCCGCGGCGCGGGCTATGAATCTGTTTTTGTCCGTTCTAACGTTACGATTGACAGCTCCGGGCAGGAAGATAGTACAATAGAGAAAGTAAGTTATAAAATGCCGCCGATTGTGGCACCGTACCATAGCGAAATTGAGAGCTTCCAGCCGTTTCTTGGGCTGCAGAAGCCTTTGTTTCAAGCACCTTCCTGGATGAATGGCGTCAATGCCGGGCGCAAGTTCAACACCGTGATCTGGTCACTGCTGTCCGGACTGCTCCTGTATGGTATTCTTCGGCTGGCCGTGCGTAAGCCGCTGGGGAAGGCCCTTCATCCGGTACTTGATGGAATCGATGAGAATGACCTGGATGAGATTACCTACAGGGCAATCGCCATCGGGTTTCCGATTTTCACACTTGGGGCTTTGATTTTTGCAATGATATGGGCCGAGGTGGCTTGGGGCAGATTCTGGGGATGGGACCCCAAGGAAGTCTGGGCACTCGTCACCTGGCTGTTCTACAGTGCGTATCTCCATTTGCGGCTGGCCCGCGGATGGCAGGGGCGCAAATCCGCTTGGCTCGCTGTACTCGGCTTTCTAATCGTAATGTTTACCCTGGTCGGCGTTAACCTGGTTATAGCCGGACTTCATTCATATGCGGGAACGGACTGA
- the glpK gene encoding glycerol kinase GlpK — MILSLDQGTTSSRAILFDAEAEMISQGQYEIKQSFPRPGWVEHDPEQIWESQLAAARDAIAASSVPADHITAIGITNQRETALIWDKITGVPIYPAIVWQDRRTADQCEELKSRGMAGVIADKTGLVIDAYFSATKLAWILDHVPGARDRAAKGELLAGTIDTWLIWKLTGGAVHATDVTNASRTMLYNLHERQWDEELMDTLRIPPSILPGVRMSGGDFGVCDPQWFGLEIPIRSVLGDQQAALFGHTCLEAGSAKNTYGTGCFILMNTGTEAVASSHGLLTTVAWGMGDELYYALEGSVFVAGAAVQWLQEGLGLIVAPADSEEKASEVDESEGVVVVPAFTGLGAPYWDMYARGAIFGLTRGTTSAHLVRATLESLAFQSRDVIDAMQKDAGMPLTGLRVDGGAVRNNLLMQFQADILGSEVTRTTYAETTALGAALLAGLTSGVWTREQLESFNTAEKVFSPQMEPEERERRYGAWQDAVSRTMGWEKHEGKHEADVRAE; from the coding sequence ATGATCTTATCCTTGGACCAAGGTACTACCAGCTCACGGGCAATTCTCTTTGATGCAGAGGCGGAAATGATCTCACAAGGGCAGTATGAGATCAAGCAATCCTTTCCCCGCCCAGGCTGGGTTGAGCATGACCCGGAGCAGATCTGGGAAAGTCAGCTTGCAGCAGCCAGAGATGCCATTGCAGCAAGCTCCGTACCGGCTGATCACATAACGGCTATCGGCATTACCAACCAGCGGGAGACGGCACTTATATGGGATAAAATCACAGGAGTGCCGATCTATCCGGCTATTGTCTGGCAGGACCGCCGGACGGCAGACCAATGTGAGGAGCTGAAGTCACGCGGGATGGCCGGAGTCATTGCGGACAAGACGGGGCTGGTCATTGACGCGTATTTCTCGGCCACCAAGCTGGCGTGGATTCTGGATCATGTGCCGGGAGCAAGAGACCGGGCAGCCAAGGGAGAGCTCCTGGCGGGAACGATAGACACCTGGCTGATCTGGAAGCTGACCGGGGGCGCTGTACACGCTACAGACGTTACCAATGCTTCAAGAACGATGCTGTATAACCTGCACGAGCGCCAGTGGGATGAAGAGCTGATGGACACGCTGCGTATTCCGCCGTCCATACTGCCGGGGGTAAGGATGTCGGGCGGAGACTTCGGTGTCTGTGACCCGCAGTGGTTCGGTCTGGAGATTCCTATCCGGTCGGTGCTGGGGGACCAGCAGGCAGCACTCTTTGGCCATACCTGTCTGGAAGCCGGCAGTGCCAAGAATACCTATGGAACAGGTTGCTTCATCCTTATGAATACAGGCACTGAAGCTGTGGCATCCAGTCACGGCCTATTGACCACGGTAGCCTGGGGCATGGGTGATGAGCTCTATTATGCGCTGGAGGGCAGTGTGTTTGTGGCTGGAGCGGCAGTGCAGTGGCTGCAGGAGGGGCTGGGGCTGATCGTCGCGCCCGCTGACTCGGAAGAGAAGGCCAGCGAGGTGGACGAGAGTGAAGGGGTTGTGGTGGTGCCGGCCTTTACCGGACTGGGTGCGCCTTACTGGGATATGTATGCGCGGGGTGCCATATTCGGCTTGACGCGGGGTACCACCTCCGCACATCTGGTACGGGCGACGCTGGAATCACTGGCCTTCCAGTCCCGTGATGTCATCGACGCCATGCAGAAGGATGCCGGCATGCCGCTCACCGGGCTAAGAGTGGATGGCGGTGCGGTGCGCAACAATCTGCTGATGCAGTTCCAGGCTGATATTCTGGGCAGCGAAGTGACACGTACAACCTATGCGGAGACTACGGCACTTGGTGCTGCGCTGCTCGCCGGGCTCACCTCCGGAGTATGGACCCGTGAGCAGCTGGAGAGCTTCAACACCGCCGAGAAGGTCTTCTCGCCGCAGATGGAGCCGGAGGAGCGGGAACGCAGATACGGCGCCTGGCAGGATGCTGTGTCGCGCACGATGGGCTGGGAGAAGCATGAGGGTAAGCACGAGGCAGACGTTAGAGCAGAGTAG
- a CDS encoding 3-oxoacyl-[acyl-carrier-protein] synthase III C-terminal domain-containing protein encodes MAGIRIKDIDIYHPGKRIGNDFFIQHFDDKGIDIRGLLATLGRENRYSIDSPDENSLTMAFEAASNVLEKTGLTGPDIDLIAYASQTPEYIFPTNSLMIHRLINGASHTICIDSNANCAGMTASVEQVSRQMMANPRIRRALVIGSDYVAPHADKNDPVYYANFGDAAAALILERDEHSVGFIDSIYQTDTCVYGNSLFPAEGLAQLGRAGVAVGEFNVKFIPFDDSICVDAASESINTLLSNNGIAPESVKAACFSQLSLPNIKAVSGKIGIDPEAAVYIGDEFGYTSTSSPFIALHRAVTTRQLERGDKVLFWTVGAGWQNVAFVMEY; translated from the coding sequence ATGGCTGGGATTCGTATTAAGGACATTGATATCTACCATCCAGGCAAAAGAATCGGCAATGACTTTTTCATTCAGCATTTTGACGACAAAGGTATTGATATCCGTGGACTGCTGGCTACTCTGGGCCGTGAGAACCGCTACAGCATCGACAGCCCGGATGAGAACTCTCTGACAATGGCTTTTGAAGCCGCAAGCAATGTTCTGGAGAAGACCGGTCTAACCGGCCCTGATATTGACCTGATCGCTTATGCAAGCCAGACCCCTGAATATATATTTCCAACGAACTCCTTGATGATTCACCGCCTGATTAACGGCGCTTCGCATACCATCTGTATTGACAGCAATGCCAACTGTGCCGGAATGACCGCTTCGGTTGAACAGGTCAGCCGCCAGATGATGGCGAACCCGAGAATCCGCCGTGCCCTGGTCATCGGCTCCGATTACGTAGCGCCGCATGCGGACAAGAATGATCCAGTGTATTATGCGAACTTCGGTGATGCCGCTGCCGCGCTCATCCTGGAACGCGATGAGCATTCGGTCGGCTTCATAGACTCTATCTATCAGACAGACACCTGTGTGTATGGCAACTCCCTTTTCCCGGCAGAAGGCCTGGCTCAGCTCGGACGCGCCGGTGTTGCTGTAGGAGAGTTCAATGTGAAGTTCATACCGTTCGATGATTCCATCTGTGTGGATGCCGCCTCCGAATCGATTAACACTCTGCTAAGCAACAACGGGATTGCCCCCGAGTCGGTCAAGGCTGCCTGCTTCTCACAGTTGTCTCTTCCGAACATCAAGGCGGTCTCCGGCAAAATAGGCATTGACCCTGAGGCCGCAGTCTACATAGGCGACGAGTTCGGTTATACCTCGACCAGCAGCCCGTTCATTGCCCTTCACAGAGCCGTCACTACAAGGCAGCTTGAACGCGGAGACAAGGTCCTGTTCTGGACCGTAGGTGCCGGATGGCAGAATGTCGCATTTGTAATGGAGTACTAA
- a CDS encoding response regulator transcription factor, with protein MADHLNRILVVDDEERIRRLLKMYLEKEGYEIDEAEDGEIALRKATANDYGLILLDVMLPGIDGIEVLTRLRGVKSTPVLMLTAKGEEINRVQGFEMGADDYVVKPFSPREVIYRVKAIMRRSSATAFLSKESNSSNNIVFPFLIIEHDAHRVSAGGQEVSLTPKEYELLHYLAISPDKVFSREELLKDVWNYEFFGDLRTVDTHVKRLREKLNKVSPESAAMITTVWGVGYKLEVPK; from the coding sequence ATGGCTGATCACTTGAATAGAATTCTGGTGGTGGATGACGAAGAACGCATCCGCCGCCTGCTCAAAATGTATCTTGAAAAAGAAGGCTATGAGATTGATGAGGCTGAGGACGGGGAGATTGCCCTGCGCAAAGCAACCGCCAATGACTACGGTCTGATTCTGCTGGATGTGATGCTGCCGGGTATTGACGGGATTGAAGTGCTGACCCGGCTCAGAGGGGTGAAGTCCACACCGGTCCTGATGCTTACCGCTAAGGGTGAGGAGATCAACCGGGTGCAGGGCTTTGAGATGGGGGCAGACGATTATGTCGTCAAGCCGTTCAGTCCGCGCGAGGTGATCTACCGGGTCAAGGCGATCATGCGCCGTTCTTCCGCAACAGCATTTTTGTCCAAAGAGAGTAATTCAAGCAACAATATCGTGTTCCCGTTCCTGATTATTGAGCATGATGCACACCGCGTAAGCGCAGGCGGCCAAGAGGTAAGTCTGACGCCCAAGGAATACGAGCTGCTGCATTATCTGGCCATCTCACCGGACAAGGTATTCTCGCGTGAGGAGCTGCTGAAGGATGTATGGAATTACGAGTTCTTCGGTGATCTGCGTACCGTGGATACCCATGTCAAGCGTCTGCGTGAAAAACTGAATAAGGTATCCCCGGAATCGGCAGCGATGATTACAACGGTATGGGGAGTAGGCTATAAGCTTGAGGTGCCTAAATAA
- a CDS encoding ATP-binding protein, with amino-acid sequence MNFWRSLVGKLWITIIFLVAVVLITLGLFLLPYIDSNFTNSGAIKRLFLYTCMIGFSLTTFFALFLFTKITQPMQQVIEAANAIRRGEYGTRLTLVTSDEIGQLATSFNHMAEELEENIRSLNNEKGHLSSVLRSMSDAVITFDIEGRIILTNPHGQTLLETWSDLTWEEEEDNGTVPKASTSSEVPPPLCPLFFSTLEDGGDQRSNVHVRQGVWSVHMAPLYSEDHLRGAVAVLRDVTEEVRLEKMRRDFVANVSHEIRTPLSMMQGYSEALLDGMASSPEESSELVQVIHDESLRMGRLVKDLLDLARMEAGHTDMLKAQVDVGELLERVYRKFSVRAKERDIMLELKRPEQELLLGAADEDKLEQVLTNLLDNAFRHTPANRRISILASTVVLEGRSLVEIAIRDQGVGINPEDLPFIFERFYKADKARLRGESGGTGLGLAIVKNIVESHHGSIYASSKLGEGTTFTLRLPVEKQ; translated from the coding sequence GTGAACTTCTGGAGAAGCCTTGTCGGTAAGCTGTGGATCACGATCATCTTTCTGGTTGCTGTCGTGCTTATTACACTCGGGCTGTTTCTGCTGCCGTACATCGACAGTAATTTCACCAATTCCGGGGCGATCAAGCGCCTGTTCTTGTACACGTGCATGATCGGGTTTTCGCTGACCACCTTCTTTGCCCTGTTCCTGTTCACGAAGATCACACAACCGATGCAGCAGGTCATTGAAGCAGCGAATGCGATCCGCCGCGGCGAATATGGAACAAGATTGACCCTGGTCACGAGCGATGAGATCGGCCAGCTCGCCACATCGTTTAACCATATGGCGGAAGAGCTGGAAGAGAATATACGCAGTCTGAATAATGAAAAAGGGCATTTATCCAGTGTCCTGCGGAGCATGAGCGATGCGGTGATCACCTTCGATATCGAAGGACGGATCATCCTCACCAATCCGCATGGCCAGACCCTCCTCGAAACCTGGAGTGATCTTACCTGGGAGGAGGAAGAAGATAACGGAACCGTTCCGAAGGCCTCTACTTCCAGTGAGGTGCCGCCGCCGCTGTGTCCATTGTTCTTCAGCACCCTTGAGGATGGGGGCGATCAGCGCTCCAATGTTCATGTCCGGCAGGGGGTATGGTCGGTGCATATGGCACCGCTATATTCCGAAGATCATCTGCGCGGAGCCGTTGCCGTTCTGCGTGATGTGACGGAGGAGGTACGTCTGGAGAAGATGCGGCGTGATTTCGTGGCCAATGTATCGCATGAGATCCGCACCCCGCTGTCGATGATGCAGGGCTACAGCGAAGCGCTGCTGGACGGAATGGCCTCCTCACCGGAGGAGAGCAGCGAGCTGGTTCAGGTTATTCATGATGAATCCTTGCGTATGGGCCGTCTGGTGAAGGATCTGCTGGACCTGGCGCGCATGGAAGCAGGACATACAGATATGCTTAAGGCTCAGGTAGATGTGGGAGAATTGCTGGAGCGGGTATACCGCAAGTTCTCCGTCAGAGCCAAGGAGCGGGATATTATGCTTGAACTGAAGCGGCCCGAGCAGGAGCTGCTGCTGGGGGCTGCCGATGAAGACAAGCTGGAGCAGGTGCTGACCAATCTGCTGGATAATGCCTTCCGCCACACCCCGGCTAACCGGAGAATCTCCATTCTGGCAAGTACAGTAGTGCTGGAGGGCAGGAGTCTGGTGGAGATCGCGATCAGAGACCAGGGGGTTGGAATCAATCCCGAGGATCTGCCGTTTATCTTCGAACGCTTCTACAAAGCCGATAAAGCGCGTCTGCGCGGGGAGTCGGGCGGTACGGGGCTGGGGCTGGCAATCGTGAAGAATATCGTCGAATCGCATCACGGCAGCATTTATGCCTCCAGCAAGCTCGGAGAAGGCACCACGTTTACCCTGCGGCTTCCTGTCGAAAAACAGTAA